The segment GGTTCAAACGGTTGCACATACAGTTCAAACAGTTGCACATGCAGTCCAAACGGTCTCACATATGcttcaaacagtcgcacctacggtccaaatagTTGCACCTACAAATTAGCTCATCTGGTTCAAACAGTTGCACATACGGTCCAAACGATCGCATATAGGGTTCAAACAGTCTCACATACAGTCCAAATGGTCACACATACAGTTCAAACAATTGCATCCATAGTCCAAATAGTCGCACCTACAAATTAGCTCTTTCGATTCAAATAGTCGcacatacggtccaaacagtcgcacatacAGTTCAAACAGTCACAcatacagtccaaacagtcgcacctacagtcaaaacagtcgcacctacaatccaaacagtcacattttcagtccaaacatcatctctcttggtgtgaatgttaactttctcatttttcaacattaactctccaaggttgagcacattagAGATTCTGGTCTAAACACcagagttcctagtctaaacagcagagttcttggtctaaacatcagctcttatggtctaaatgtcagctctcttggtctaaacgttagctcttttgggttgaatgtcaaattgctcatgtttcaacactagatcttctaGTATGCACTTGTTAGGTCTAAATATCCATTCTCTGAGtctaaaaatcacaaagttgggtcaaaattgcaatctcctaagttcaaccacttaatttcctaagtctacacatcattatttgaactttagagtcactataTTGCAGAACAGAGTTCCTAGTCcttttgtcagcatttctggtttGTCTATCAGTGTTTCTGGTCCATATAGCAGCGTTTCTGGTATAGCAGTGTTCTCAGTGAGTCTGTCAGCATTTCTAGTCCAAACAACAGTGTTTCTAGTCCAAACATTAGTGTTTCTGGTACAAACAGCAGCGTTTCTAGTCCAAATAGAAGTGTTTTTGGTCCAAGCATCAGCAATTCTGATACAAACAATAGCATTTCTGGTCCAAACAGCAGCATTTCTGGTCCAAACAGcagcgtttctggtcagtatagcagcatttctggtcAATATAGCAACATTTTTGGTTTGTCTGTCAGCGTTTCTGGTCCAAACAGTAGTGTTTCTAGTCATTATAGCAATgtttctggtaagtttgtcagcGTTTCTCGTAAGTTTGTCAGCGTTTTTGGTTAGTATaacagagttcctggtcattttgtcagcgtttccagtaaactacatcaaaatcaaaaaacaaaaacaacccatttctcaaacagtcaaacatagagacgaggtcatcttcttgggtcctTCAATCTGGTTATCTTTTGTCAAAACAGATTCAAGAGCTACACATGgtaaaggtctcaagtattcattTCCAACAAGTTTTAAGATCTAACACCATAAAGTGCAACAtcatattttctttgataaattgattgttcaaacatagtttctcatcaggatctatcatcctttatcacgaaactacaacacttgatcaaaataacctcattctctatcataggatatattgttcctattggacttggttcttatcaaatcattaCCATTGCACTcaaaaaccgaagatcgaaaaacttgcaaacctttaaacacttgaatcctctttttgtgtcatatcatgctatcacatttaccttgacagttgatcccttatcaaaataattttttagacaatcaaatcctagcacaatatcaaacacatgTGTATGCTTGTTCTAACTAAAGATCAgagacagaagattgtagaaatggaaacaaaaactttTGAAATAGCTAAAAATCATAGCAACATGGCATAATAGAacaaaagacaagaacacataacaagccaacatatcagagaaatcaaacaagtccagaatcaaaatccaaccatgtcaaaacctaacagggattcaaatacatatccaaagaaaggtggctcttttatgcaactattaaaaagatctctaaaggatttggctgagaaagatcaaaatcatgcacctatgtctagcaatggctcatccccccataaacaaattgattctccaaaggcGTCTATTCCTACACTTCTTGAAATCTTGCAAGAagcttccatagcatcatcaccaaagaatacatccaaagatgaagctccccaagggatatccataatttccatccaacctatttcaaaggatcctattcaaatatcatctccttcatatccaagcattgattccttgcaaattgaagtcctcattcatagaacgcttgttaaacgagtcctaatagatgggggagctggcttgaacattttctatttgagtcttgtccgtgctctgggttattcagaagatgcaattgattccctgaaaaagataaaaatcaaagcatatggtgaagaagaacattactctaaaggaattgtggtattacccctcaAAGTGGAACCTTTGCAAAAAggcacaacatgccaagttctagattcagacttaccatacaatatactcttggggagaccatggatacaagacatacaagctattacatcaacatgtcatcaatgcttaaaatttccatacaatggacaggaaatcacaatatcaatagactcaaatccattgcagtgttgtaataatctgaaatcagatCAAGAGGTCATTGTACCACATAACAGACAGGCAGtatattcaagcacacaatccaaagaacaatcatttgcatcaattttatcaagcatggaaaaataaatgtagctaagagatcgagggaacggagaatattcattatcatggaacaacaaacaagagcaacttgaaattgaaagggaagaagcagatgtaggtgttgatgtagttcacacgtatgcaggacaaatgttaggaactatcctacttgaattagaatcacattcagttgacatggacttaaccgaggactaTCAGGAGCTTCTTCCGCGAGgttattctgatgagagtatcgttctagacatggaaatgaaTACTGAAAGCCTTGACATCTATATCacaacccctaatatctttgacataatccaaCATGGGGATACTTTATCTTTaaatcctgaacctatggactgggaaaatgaaggacataccaccatggatacctttcctaatgaccatgccatatctctatatcttaatgaaatcaaacctacaacaactctcaccaagaatttcagaaacatatcttcaagtcaaatgggtgtcaaatctcctagtcgcaaaagtgaaaataaagaaaacaatatcaagtctaatactaaaaaccatttcttggcaacattagatcgggaaaaagtaaaaataaaggacgcatctaatagtgaaaacctcctcaaggcaccaaaagatgggagatttgacaccttatctGAAGGTTATCAAGAGAAGTTGTCTATCCTAATAGAACTAGCAAAGGCAATTATCATTGGCAAAATTGATctatatccagcaacttctctatcagaactagcaaggtaGAAATATTTGGAACCTATTAAAAAGTGgcgaatcaattttacctggtcatatgcagacattccagggttcgatctagatcttataatacatcactcgAATATCAATCcaagagaaagcatcaataatggaacatgGCACGGATCAGGAGtaggaattctatttatcacaccacaaggtcatacaattttgaaagcatacaaattaagcttcccaggAACCAATAATaccgcagagtatgaagctttggttacaggtatcaaaatggttgtggaatggaacattacacaacttcaggtctttggagactttcaacttgtcatcaatcaaatcaatgatgactatcaaacaaaatatgacaaactcatgccttaaaaaaagatggtggatgatttcaataaatattttgttgaaatcacttttgaacaaatcccaagaaatgataacaaagcagcaaatgccatggcaacacttgcttctctattacaaacacaggaaaatcaagagcattatgaatttctggttgaagagttattttacccttctcataattatcctaattcccaaaccatttgtcaacttattggacatgattcctctagCTATGGCCAAAcgtacacatacctgaaagataacatcttacctcttgacttatcaaaaaatcaaaagagaaactttatccgccaatcctcccattatactcttgtcgcagatactctatttaaatgaggtctagacgtgttagtgaatagatttgctctttatttttaaatgattaatcttaaactctgttaccttattctaagaacaaatgattcactgaacagttgggtaagtgttgttctaatcacttccctctgaatttttttttgcataggtacagctccctatcttggtTTATCATGAAATGtgtcttatttttatttatatctgaatgaaatcttttaaccaaaaagcatgtaaggctgcctatttCATTCTTAGATGAAAGGCTGCAACTTTTCTCATGTCTCATAAAACAATGGAAGCTATTTTCTTAATTTTCAAAACATGTAACTACAGCAActaaaacaaagttcaatatacttcttccacctaAACTGATAAAAGAAGAatagattcaaggaaaataaatccgccctcaatcatgaatcttttctagagtaaacaacacattcaaaggaaaggacatcagaggaataatgaaatactgcaatgaaatgatcaattactgttacttgatcggatgaacaCATGCAAAGATATGTTATCTATTCgaattcaaaatacacagatctttcctctccccaaaaacaatatgatcagatttcatatatatatctttatgcaaTAAAGGCACAAAAACACATCTGCCAATCTTTTTCCAAAATAGATCccaatcatctgattcttcctttgattaagaatagaaaataccaaaacaaaaaaaaacttcagtcgaagttcacaaaattagttactaaaatctcACCCCtctaccatctgttttacttaatttatagtatAAATGGAGgtggtctccctgaaaactcgaccactccccgataaaacaGTTAAAAAACCAACAAagagtattttgggacagatgtcccgaagtttcTGCATAACCATAAGAAATGCTTTAAAATTAAAGAAAACTAGCCCTAagtggatgcattatgtcatattccgTCATTATCATCTTCTCTGTCTTCATGGGCATCATGAGCAGCTGTGAGTTCTTGAACCATGGATTGGctcgggactttcattgcattgagttttgcctttgccacctctttattccacttatGTTGCACCATATTTTTTGAGTGTTTCggcagttgatcattcccaatgaaaaccatagatttgatcctagccaccttggttatatcctctggtgtgaagctactcttgactctgatcttctccatgttcaaccggaaagatttgattgcttcttgTGTGCTTGACCCACAGATTCCtaactcccagtcatgatcgggattaaccactttattatccttgactatacttcTTTGCGAATCCCGGAGTTCATAGACAGAGGTCCTTGCATCCGTAATCACTGATTGAAAGGTGAGCACtagccacatgatagttttcttcaaCACGAAAAGTTGACATTCATCAGCCACcaacttaattgaatgttctgttaGAAACCTGGTAGTCCCATATTCTTCGATTTTGGCAAACAGAGGCAAGACAtcttgccatttgtgctcttctttctcccatggtacaagttggttttggatttcagaaatcatGCTCTATACTTCATCACACAATTTTTGGGAGTCAGTTATGtacttttcaccatctttgattatttgttcaatccacttctcaaccgctTCAGTGATGCTtttagcccgttgaacttggctcatcaacttcttgttttccagagaagttgggtcaaaattctcagtggcatgggatattggaattgctccaaggcaactgaTACAATCGATGAACtaagccaaaacacttatgtgtcttttaagttctcttttctcctgtCCATCCTTCTTTGAGCGAGTAAGCATcttctttgctgacacttggaaaaaatggttatctgtatctcttctcatctttcccaactctacttttgtgatttcaaaatcatcaggaccagcctctctattttcttttttcgacttgtatgaggcaatttcggccatccattttccagtttcttcgtcattgtttaggtgagtagtggtcttgaacctcttcggctttggattcttctcgaaGTACTTAGCAACCATCTCctgaatcaaaatggtcatgggAAGAAAGCTCCTCTTCTTGTTcattgaggttgttaaccatttaggggtcGCAGCAGATcaagaagttccttcaatcatttttggttGTGGCATCATTGCCACAGTCACTATTTGGGAGTCTAGAGcagaagcaacttcaccatccaaatcttcaatttcaaaaatttgagcCTTGAGCATGgcatcttttactcccatatccttgacctggtccatcttcctctaggtgacactacgtgatcgagtatgttgaggggtactgaaatccaaaGTTGGGCTAGACCTGCATCTAGGCTGAgacgacttgatttccttacctgcacgaacaggaGCATTGTTAGAAGGACATTTTGGTGAAGATATATTTCGTGTAGAAAGGGACTTGGCTCCTGGCTTTATtcctttctttttagccacccatgccatggttctttctagaactcattcggtcctcaattgtatgtcatcattttcctcctcatcccaattaattgggggcatttcagtctctgcatgggctaaatatccTAGTTCAAACAATTCAAcataatcctcttcaagccctttaacatctaactttatttgcaaagagacaacTTGTTCTAGTActaatctcatgttttcccttttgaaaacttcaagttcattTGTACAGTCTTCCCAGAAGTCTTCTAGTTGTGGCGTGGGAAGATAAAgcattaagccaaggctccgagaaaatcccttattgtcaaaccctttcctttcagaatacagagagaaattaaaattcctaaggtctgctcctatacttagtgcatcagacattgaattacaagacaacactcccaattgtattggaaaatgaccttcccacttgtccttaggctgtACCTTCTTGACCACAGAGgtcagttgtctgcatacttctgctagaacaaaaCAATTAGAACAGAAGtggggaagcttgaagggttcctcttcaaagccccCTACCCGTATATAGCAGAAgcatgggaactggatgtaaaaactaccgaacttcttaatcaaggttTGTGCATCATCTAAAATCCGTTTGGCCTTTGTACCCTTCatttcatgacacatatcacccaggaatgcattgtgtatccttctgaaatcttgtagggcattgtctttttgcagcataggatagaactcatacaccggaacatcttccttAGTGAGCTACTTTGGTACACTCgttaactccttaacacaagctagacaatacaagagatatgaggaaatgaagaagttttgttgaaactgcttggctagactcaactgctctctcattgaatcagcaattaactctACCCAATCCAAATATTATTTTCCTTctagaactaattgcacatagcaatatatccaatcatcaaagctataagctttggCAGAACCTTTGGCTCGATGCAACAGAAGCATCACatcgtggatatgtggcaacatgtggttcttgttaggatttttaggtaacctagaaccacctctctgtgggaccttcaaccagaattttgccaCATTATTTCGATGTCTAGccctatctgcattgaactcactgattgattgggcaggagagaaattagaaaattggtaATCCGGTATCTTAAAAACTGAAGCAATCACCTCATAGTTAATGGCAATAAGGGTTTCTCCATTACCTCTCTTAATAGTTTCAAATGCAGGGTCATATCGAGCAATAAACTCTtgaaccaactctggacaaggaattgccgGAGGAAAGGTTGCGGCTTCTAAAattccactactcaaaatctctatacaaaaagacttatcaatacccttgaacaccctttctttcaaatcttcgaggttctctcctttcaggtcagtatcactaactatggcttctatgGACGCCAAGCTAAAGAcatttccaaacaaatgcagagtggacttcatgacttcaaaacaagaaacttaaatttgattgcagtgaaaccttctgtatgagaaaaaatgcaagggaaaacactggagaaaataaggaaagactcaccttcacagttgtataatcggacgacggctagcagcaagaaagactcctctctagggataacataaacaaaagtcCAGAAGTAAGTAACAAATGcaaaacacaaatgattttcataccttattgaggaAGGTAATGATACAAAGACATTAAAAGAAATGATTTCACAATTTTGGTCTGGACGTGGCAAGTTGATAGATTAGACTTTCgtacgcatgcattgaatgcatggcgacgTGCTTTTATAAACTGCCAGTTCCCGAAACGTTCACTTACtttgaaaaagccaaagaatgacatcaccttaagatatggttctgcctctccgtatttagcaatgaatgcacttcccaaaacattagaaactgcaggacccaccaatattgaacccagatgaacatcttgaacctacttcttgagtgttcaagtagttcaagatgtatgccGCATCAAACTATTGACCACTTGCTGTGTCAAACACGTTGagcatatttgaaccctttgaactcagttcaataagttcaacacaaatgttatatcaccgattaggaaaaactttattaaagagccgctgcaaaacacttagagaaattttTAGTATGAAAAACTttttctgaacaccttggaacctattgaacctaaatgaacctctTGAACCCAATTCAGAATGGTTTGACATGTTCAAGGAGTTTAATCAATTGTCTGAAcctgacttaaatgactagaaaaatgATTCGAGGAtgcattaaggacttgaaccaaggtaatatggcatgaactaggactccaatataaaaatgaaaagatgatccactcttgccatgaggaataaatggcacggtaacattggctctgactagggattgtatttttcaaagaaaaatgcaaagaactcacagATTCTGGTTTCGTAGAACATAAAACAAAGGGGAAAGGATCAGGGACACAACCAAAAATGTCTAGACTACGATGTACAAGCGACTCAAACATAGGATTTACTaatttatagagcttgagatcttgcccattgtaggtataaggcATGATTGTTCTATCAGCATAGCTGAGTCTGAATGCATTTTGTCCTACTGCTTCACAAATTCTGAAAGGGCccttccacaatgaatcaaacttgccatgagcacctttggactctctccttttgtcccatagtagcacctcatctcctactaggaaacctcttggtcgagctcgcatgtcaaaaatcctctttacttggctctgatgttctgaaatcctatccaccagcaattctctctcttcttctaactttgtcagatacatgattcttttctccaaagcattttgaaagaaggaatcttccactACTGTTTGCAGCTTGGTTGCTGATAACTCCAGCGACAAAGAAAGTGTTGCTCCTacgccatacacaagttcaaaaggtgccattccaatggccctcttgggtgtggttctatccacccacaaagcctcatataacttcttatgccaattccGAGCACTCTCATCAACTAGCTTCTTCATGATGACTATCAAATTCTTGTTGGTAGATTTGGCCAAACTATTGCCCTGTGGGAAATAATCAAAACAATGTGAGAGGGAAATCtgatgatcatagcaaaacaaagTAAACTCTTTGAAGGAGAAATATGACGCATTATCTATCACAATTTTCTAGGGTACCTCAAAACGAACTAcgatgtaatccttgagaaaactacacacaatctcTGAGTTCGCCTTTTTGGTGGGAATGGCCTCTACCTACTTAGTAAAGTAGTCAGTTGCTATCAAAATATACATGTGACCtacactggaatgagggtttattgggcctatgaaatcaatgccccactgcttAAAAGGTTCATCCATCACTATAGGCCTTAGAGGCAGAGCTGCCAAATGTGGCTTTCCGGAAAGCAATTGACATTTCTCACATTCTTTCACATGAATATAGGCATCCCGAAACATGTCaagccaataaaaacaattcctcagaattttgaaagcagtaacagatgatgagaagtgtcccccacaaACCTCTCCATGATAGGCTTCCAGGAGCTTttgctgttgaggtttatctacacaccttagatatgttccatctaaaccctttttgtataaaacatcctaccaaattacatactttgcagcttttaattttaaattcctttgttctttagccgACAGATGATTTGGGTAGCTACCATAAGTtaaataataggccacatcagagaaccaagtaTCTTGCAATctaacaaaaagagttaatggtaactccgcttaagtttccacctcattttccacTATCAACCTGCATAAGCCCTGCCCTTTAATTATCTTTGTAGGGCGAATGTCTACGTCATACTCCTGGATTTTCATCACCCAAGTTTCTCTCTTATTCAGTCCAACCTCTTGTTGAGTCAAAATGCTTTTTACAGCTGAATCTGGGACAAAAACTACT is part of the Cryptomeria japonica chromosome 10, Sugi_1.0, whole genome shotgun sequence genome and harbors:
- the LOC131078205 gene encoding uncharacterized protein LOC131078205 translates to MYGVIFGTFVSVFSLFDNISHVQNNISSVQNGASGVQSSVSGVQSSILVTYDGVLGQLDGQRFWYSSVLSESVSISSPNNSVSSPNISVSGTNSSVSSPNRSVFGPSISNSDTNNSISGPNSSISGPNSSVSGQYSSISGQYSNIFGLSVSVSGPNSSVSSHYSNVSGKFVSVSRKFVSVFG